The DNA region CGGTTTCGAAGTAATCTCATCAAATGTAAAGCATTCCTCCGACCGCTCTTCAGCCAGGTCTTTCAGATGCAACGCCGTTTTCTGTTCAAGCGCTTCCCACGCACGTACAGCCATCTTGCCGTTCGTTGTACTCGACAAGGTCAGAATGGCCTCTGCAACATTACGGTCTGTGCTCAGATCCGGACATCCTTGTCCAACACCATCTTTACGGTGAACGCCCAGGATGCTCTTGAGTTTTTCATATTCTTCACTAGCAGACCAGGATATGCCTTTGGTACCAATTGGTTTATCCTTCACAACAGGTCCAAGGCTGATCATTTTGTTATATACGGCAGCATAGTCACGTTCCACGACCTGAATATGCGGCATCGTTTTCCCAGGGATCGCTTCACATTCTCCCGCACTCCAGTCTTTAATCTCTCCGTACGGTTGAGCAAGCTCATCCGGTGAATCATGCAAGAGCGGTGTAGCTATGATCTCCTTCTGCGGCCCATCGAATTGCTGCGCAGCCATCTCGGAGAACACACGCGCAATTTCCTTGAAGGTATCCCAATCGGAACGGGATTCCCACTGTGCGGCTACAGCCGGGTTGAATGGGTGAACAAACGGGTGCATATCCGTACTGCTCAGGTCGCTTTTTTCATACCAGGTCGCTGCTGGCAAAACAATATCGGAATACATCGCTGTACCTGCCATCCGGAAATCCATATTAATCATCAGGTCAAGCTTGCCTTCCGGTGCTTCATCAACCCACTCCACATGCTCTGGACGCAGTCCATGATCGTCATCGTTTAACAATCCGTTCGTTGCACCAAGCAGATGCTTGAGGAAATATTCATGTCCTTTCCCGGAACTTGAGATCAGATTCGCTCTCCATACAAATAACACACGCGGGAAATTCGCTGGATCATCCGGTTGCTCAATCGAGAACTTCAGATTTTTGTTCTGCAATTCAGAGGCTACATAAGCACCAATCTCATCCTTCGTCGTTGCTCCGGCTTGCAATGCATCCTGATGCAGATCAATCGAGTTGCGATTGAATTGTGGATAGGACGGAAGCCAGCCCAGACGTGCAGCCATGACATTATAATCAGCCACATGCTGGAACCGCGGTTCACCCTCAAGCGCCGAGGTCAGCTCTCCTACTTGGGTTTCCTCGTATCTCCACTGATCTGTTGCAAAATAGAAGAACGATGTTCCGTTCTGCAGACGTGCAGGCCCGGTCCAGTCGCGTGCAAAGGCAATCGTCTGCCAGCCTTCAGCTGGACGCAGTTTCTCCTGACCGACATAGTGGGCCCAGCCGCCGCCATTCACACCCTGACAGCCGGTCATCAGGATCAGATTGATAATCGCGCGATAGATTACGTCGGAGTTATACCAGTGGTTAATGCCGGCTCCCATGATGATCATGGAACGACCTTGGGTATCGATCGCATTTTGTGCAAACTCGCGGGCAATCTGAACCACAGTCTTCTGGTCTACACCCGTAATTTTCTCTTGCCAAGCAGGGGTAAAAGGCTGTTCTTGCTGACCATACAACTTCTCCTGCTCTCCGTTGTTCTGCGGACCGCCCTTATCTGCAGCAGATACTACTTCTGTTGCATCCGCAGAACGGGTCATCTCCCGTTCAATGCCGTACTTCGCAAGTACCAGATCGTATACTGTTGTCACTGTAATCCATCTGTCTCCCACCCAGATCTGACGAACAGGGATCTGCCGCTGCATCACATGTTTTCCCTCGTCATCAAAGTATGGCAATTGAATCGTCAACAGATCGTGGTGAACACCGAGCATGGAGAGGCGTGGATCAATCGGATCGCCGTTTTCCACTTGTTCCATTTTCAGATTCCAGGTGCCTTCTTCCCCCCAGCGGAAGCCCAAACTGCCTTTTGGCATCGCATATGTTCCACTGTTCTCATCGTAAACAAGCGTTTTCCATGCCATGTTATTGCCCGTGATGCCCAGGTCTTCCCCAACGAGAAATCGGCCTGCTGTGTGTGCGCCATCTTTTTCTTCCACAATCAGCAGATTTGGAAAGTCGGTATACTGTTTGGCATATTGCATGAAATAGTCCGTAGGTTTTTCAATATAAAACTCTTTCAAGATGACATGACCCATAGCCATCGCCAGAGCGCCGTCCGTTCCTTGTTTTACTGACATCCACGTATCAGCGAATTTCACATACTCCGCATAATCCGGGCTGATCGACACCACTTTCGTTCCCCGATAACGTGCTTCAGCCAGGAAGTGGGCATCCGGTGTCCGAGTCATTGGCAGATTGGAACCCCAAACCAGAATGTATCCCGAGTTGTACCAGTCACTGCTCTCCGGCACATCCGTTTGATCGCCCCAGATCTGAGGTGAAGCCGGAGGGAGATCCGCATACCAGTCATAGAAGCTGAGCAAGGGTGATCCCATCAGGGATAAGAACCGTGATCCTGCTGCATAACTGACCATCGACATGGCAGGAATCGGAGAGAAACCAATAATCCGGTCCGGTCCGTATTGTTTGATCGTATGAATCAGTGAAGCGGCGATAATCTGTGTCACTTCACCCCAGGACGCACGAATCAGACCACCTTTTCCACGTACGGACTTGTATCTTTTCACTTTGACAGGATCATCTGCAATGCTGGACCAGGCTTTGACCGGATCACCATGCACCTGAAGTGCGTCACGCCAAAGATCCAGTAATGCACCGCGTACGTAAGGATGCTTGACACGCAGCGGACTGTACAGATACCAGGAGAAGCTCGCTCCACGTGGACATCCCCGAGGTTCAAATTCTGGCATATCCGGTCCGGTTGAAGGATAATCAGTTGCTTGCGTTTCCCAGGTTACAATCCCATCCTTCACATAAATCTGCCAGCTGCATGAGCCGGTACAGTTGACTCCGTGTGTAGATCGCACCACTTTGTCATGCTGCCAGCGGCGTCGATACACTTCCTCCCAATCCCGGTTCACCGGGGACATTTCACTCCAGCCTTCCGCATTTTTTTCACGTTTGGCGAAATATTTGAGTTTGCCCATCCAGGGCGTGCTTTGCTTACTCATTGTTGTCCTCCCACAAATATGACCTATAGTGTGAATCTGAATCCTGAACTGCTGTTTCTAACCTCCGATTTGCGACATATGTCGCACCGTCGGAACGCCCTCGATCAGCTGCCCGTTCAAAGCTTTGACCATCTCATGTGTCTCGGGTTTAGCACCGAGAGCCTTGTAAAACAGAGCCTGAACCGCCTTCTCATCACCTATTAGGGGGCGAACATTGAATTCATCCGACCAGTAGAGACATGGTTTGATATTGCCGTCTGCCGTTAGTCTTAACCGATTGCAGTTTCCACAAAAGTGACTGCTCACCGGATGAATCAGACCAAAGGTTCCAGCCGCTCCCCGTATGCGGTAACTATCTGCCGGACCGTTACCATAGATCTCTGCGCAGCTTTCGTACTCCCATAGGGCTCCGCACGTTTCCAGAACATGTTCGAGAGGCATATACCCCGATTTCCAGATTTCTCCACTTTCACCTATGGGCATGTATTCAATAAAACGAATATGGATCGGTTCTTCCCGGGTCATCTGCAGAAAATCTTGCACCTCATCCTCATTCACACCCTTCATCAGCACCACGTTCAGCTTGATTGGATGAAATCCGGCTTTTTGACTGGCTCTAATGCCTTCAAGCACACGTTGTAATTTCCCGCCCCTTGTAATGCTGGCGAAACGATCAGGCTTTAAAGAATCCAGGCTAATGTTGACTCGGGTCAGCCCAGCAGCTTTGAGCAAATCCGCATAAGCTGCCAAGTAGATACCATTCGTTGTCAGTGCAATATCCTCAATTCCTGGAATAGCGGATAACATCGCAATCAGTTGGTCCAGTCCCTTGCGAACAAGAGGCTCCCCTCCGGTCAAACGCAATTTCCGAATGCCCAGTGGAGCAAGCGTCTTAACGATAGACGTGATTTCTTCATAGGACAGGATTCGTTCTGTCGGTTCAAACTGCATTCCTTCCTCTGGCATGCAATACACACAGCGGAGATTACAGCGATCCGTAACCGAAATTCTTAAATAATCATGCACTCTTCCAAACGGGTCCATTAATATTGATTCCAAACACATACCTCCCTTCTCTAGGGTGCTGTCTTAACATCAGCCGAAGGAGAAACCTGCTTTCTCTCATCCAGTGTCATCTTGACGCTAAATATAAGGATGTCTCGCTCGCCGAACTGTGCAAAATATCACAAGAAGTGAAACATAGCACACAGTTGCACATTTATATATGCTCCGCAACCCTTTTCCAAACAGGATTTTCCTATAAATAAGTCAAGATTATGACAAACGAAAATATGTGAGCAGGCTCACACAGACCCCTCATTGCGTTATCTATAATCAAATTGCAACACCACAACATCCCAATTAGGAGGAACGACCTATGAACACATATGCAGCTACCATCAATGCCACGGAGTATCCACCACACCTGAAGCATAAAATCATTTTCGAAACCTTTGATCAGTTGAAACCCCAGGAAGCCATGCTGCTCATCAATGATCACGATCCGAAACCTTTGAGATTCCAGTTCCAATCCACACACCCTGAGGGCTTTGAGTGGGAGTATGTTGAACAGGGTCCTACAACGTTTCAGGTCAAAATCAGCAAATTATAGATTGGGGCTGAGCCGTTATGCCACACGTTGAAATCATTGATGATACTACGCTTCGCATTATGCTTGGGCTGGAAGATGCAATCGCCATGGTGCAAATGGCACATCGTGAGCAGGTGAAGTATGCACAGGAAATCATCACAATTTATGAGAAAATGCCACTGTTTGAATATACTCATTTCTGCTTCTATGCCTATGACAGTGCAGGACTTTTTGAGCATATGCTTGGAACGGACCCCAAAGCATATTTGTCCTTTTCGCTTGATGCACCGGATTCATTCTTTTATGCCCTGTACGGTGGAATGGCTGCCCTGTATGAATCGTCTCTAAAATTGGTGCAGCAGGCTGATGTAGTAGGAACAGGATCGGATGTGAACGCACATGTCTCCATCTGATGTTCATATGGTTGAATTGGATGTGCGTCCTCATCTGAGTAAAAAGCTGGAGCCATTTCAGTTGATCATGGATACGGTGAAAGGGCTACGAACCGAGGATGTGTTTGTACTTCATACTCCATTCAAACCGACGCCCCTGCTCGGTATTCTCAAATTGAAAGGGTACTCCAATTCATCTGAAAGAAAGAGTTCAGATCACTGGGTCACCACATTTATTCACAAAAGAAATATGAACAGTGCAAAAGCATTATCTGAAATGGCTTTATCGGGTTCAGAGGCTGATTCAGAACCCGATTCAGACGAAGAATCAGCTTCATGCGCGGGACATCCGGAGGCGAATGTTGTTGCGGTTAGAGGGAATGAATGCCTCGAAGCTCCAACTGTTGAGCTGGATAACCGGGGATTGCAGCCTCCACAACCGATGATGCGAACACTTGCCGCACTGGAGCGCTGCAAGCCTGGAGATATCGTTGTGATTCACAACGATCGAGTCCCTGTATTTTTGATAGAGGAGCTGAACAATTTGGGCTGTCCTTATATGATTGAGGATCAAGCCGATGGTACGGCCAAAGTGAGAATTGAAAAAGGGTAAGGAGGCGAAAGCCATGTCCAGGTTGCCGTTTCTTTTTATCATCACGGGCATCTTTGGATTTGTAATGTATCACGCCTTCTCCCTGCTCTCGCTGACAGGCTGGCTTGGTGATGAATTAAGAGGACCCGAAGGCTGGTTTCATGCCCATCTGTTTGTGCTCGGGTGGGCAACCATGCTGGCCATGGGTGCCGCTTATCAGCTGATACATGTTATTTTGCAATCCAATATTTACAGTCTGTTTCTCGGTTATTGTCATTACGTCTTGTTCACAATCGGAATTACGGGCATGTTATATGGCTTCATTCGAGGAGATGTTAGCTGGATTGCGGGTTCTGCCACACTGGCGCTCTCAGGCATTCTGTTGTTTGCATGGAATATGACCGTTACCCTCTTCCGAGCTTCACAGTGGAATCCGGTGACGATTAGCGCCGCCTGCGCCTGCCTTTATCTGGTACTCACCGGGCTATCCGGTATGCTGATGGGTCTGAATTTTGCCTTTGGTGATTGGAATGGCCTGCATGAACGGTTATTCGGCGCACATATCTGGATGGGAACACTCGGCTGGTTTGGCATGTTAATTACCGGGTTCAGTTACAAAATGCTGCCCATGTTCTACTTGTCCCACAATTATTCCATACGATTGCAAAAAGTGGTCTTGATCCTGTGGAATGCAGCTGTAATTACAGGTGTGGTTGCTTTTCTGACAGGAATAAAAGGTGGATTGCTCTGGTTTGCTCTATTACTTCTTACCGCAGCCGTTCTCTTCTATGTGTATCATCTGGAACAAATACAGGAGAACCGGCACAAAAGCAACCCCGGTCCAGGCATCCGCTGGTCTGTTTATGTAAGCCGTGCCTTAGCCGTATATGCTGTCGCTCTGCTGATCTACTCTGCACAAGGGATCGAACTGCTGCTCCATCCACGTGTTGTTCTACTGTCTGGATGGGTATATCTCGGGGGTTGGGTGTCACTCACCATACTTGGCTACGCCTCCAAAATCGTGCCTTTTCTGTGGTGGACCCACAAATATGGCAAGCAGGCAGGCAGACCCGGAACACCGCTGATGACCGGTATGTTGAGTGAACGGAACGTCAATTGGGGCATGCTCGCTATGGTGGCTGGAAGCCTTCTGCTTGTCAGTGGAATTCTGATTAATCTGGCAGAGGTTATGATGGTTGGAGGGACGATTTTATCTCTTGTCTCAATCGTTTATATTGCGAATATTGCTTTGGTATTCAGACGTTAATAAATATTAATAAGGTGGACTGGAGAGTGAAAAAGATGGAACAAACGACTCATTTGCTGGAATGTCTGAAGGAAGTATATGATCCTGAGCTAGGTGTTAATATTGTTGACCTGGGGCTTGTGTATGAAGTACGGGAAGAACCGGAGCGGGTATACGTACGGATGACGTTGACTACACCAGGCTGCCCTCTCCACGACACCATTGTAGGTGCTGTGAAGTGGGTATTGCAGGAGAATACGAATAAGACCGATATTGAGGTTCAGGTCGTGTGGGAGCCTCATTGGACCCCCCAACTCATGTCAAGTGAAGCCAAGGAAATGCTAGGATACTTCTAACGATGAACATGAATTATTCACGACTGCTCCTAACGT from Paenibacillus sp. JNUCC-31 includes:
- a CDS encoding nitrate reductase subunit alpha; amino-acid sequence: MSKQSTPWMGKLKYFAKREKNAEGWSEMSPVNRDWEEVYRRRWQHDKVVRSTHGVNCTGSCSWQIYVKDGIVTWETQATDYPSTGPDMPEFEPRGCPRGASFSWYLYSPLRVKHPYVRGALLDLWRDALQVHGDPVKAWSSIADDPVKVKRYKSVRGKGGLIRASWGEVTQIIAASLIHTIKQYGPDRIIGFSPIPAMSMVSYAAGSRFLSLMGSPLLSFYDWYADLPPASPQIWGDQTDVPESSDWYNSGYILVWGSNLPMTRTPDAHFLAEARYRGTKVVSISPDYAEYVKFADTWMSVKQGTDGALAMAMGHVILKEFYIEKPTDYFMQYAKQYTDFPNLLIVEEKDGAHTAGRFLVGEDLGITGNNMAWKTLVYDENSGTYAMPKGSLGFRWGEEGTWNLKMEQVENGDPIDPRLSMLGVHHDLLTIQLPYFDDEGKHVMQRQIPVRQIWVGDRWITVTTVYDLVLAKYGIEREMTRSADATEVVSAADKGGPQNNGEQEKLYGQQEQPFTPAWQEKITGVDQKTVVQIAREFAQNAIDTQGRSMIIMGAGINHWYNSDVIYRAIINLILMTGCQGVNGGGWAHYVGQEKLRPAEGWQTIAFARDWTGPARLQNGTSFFYFATDQWRYEETQVGELTSALEGEPRFQHVADYNVMAARLGWLPSYPQFNRNSIDLHQDALQAGATTKDEIGAYVASELQNKNLKFSIEQPDDPANFPRVLFVWRANLISSSGKGHEYFLKHLLGATNGLLNDDDHGLRPEHVEWVDEAPEGKLDLMINMDFRMAGTAMYSDIVLPAATWYEKSDLSSTDMHPFVHPFNPAVAAQWESRSDWDTFKEIARVFSEMAAQQFDGPQKEIIATPLLHDSPDELAQPYGEIKDWSAGECEAIPGKTMPHIQVVERDYAAVYNKMISLGPVVKDKPIGTKGISWSASEEYEKLKSILGVHRKDGVGQGCPDLSTDRNVAEAILTLSSTTNGKMAVRAWEALEQKTALHLKDLAEERSEECFTFDEITSKPKTVITSPAFSGSEKGGRRYSPFTTNVERLIPWRTLTGRQQFYIDHAMLREFGETLATFKPVLKHTPFHPNSKRPIEGGKEIVLNYLTPHNKWSIHSMYYDALPMLTLFRGGPTIWMNHEDAEEAGLVDNDWIECFNRNGVVVARAVVTHRIPRGMAFMYHAQDRHINVPGTKISQTRGGTHNSPTRIHVKPTHMIGGYAQLSYGFNYYGPTGNQRDLNVIIRKLQEVDWLED
- the moaA gene encoding GTP 3',8-cyclase MoaA → MCLESILMDPFGRVHDYLRISVTDRCNLRCVYCMPEEGMQFEPTERILSYEEITSIVKTLAPLGIRKLRLTGGEPLVRKGLDQLIAMLSAIPGIEDIALTTNGIYLAAYADLLKAAGLTRVNISLDSLKPDRFASITRGGKLQRVLEGIRASQKAGFHPIKLNVVLMKGVNEDEVQDFLQMTREEPIHIRFIEYMPIGESGEIWKSGYMPLEHVLETCGALWEYESCAEIYGNGPADSYRIRGAAGTFGLIHPVSSHFCGNCNRLRLTADGNIKPCLYWSDEFNVRPLIGDEKAVQALFYKALGAKPETHEMVKALNGQLIEGVPTVRHMSQIGG
- a CDS encoding DUF2249 domain-containing protein, whose protein sequence is MNTYAATINATEYPPHLKHKIIFETFDQLKPQEAMLLINDHDPKPLRFQFQSTHPEGFEWEYVEQGPTTFQVKISKL
- a CDS encoding DUF2249 domain-containing protein, coding for MSPSDVHMVELDVRPHLSKKLEPFQLIMDTVKGLRTEDVFVLHTPFKPTPLLGILKLKGYSNSSERKSSDHWVTTFIHKRNMNSAKALSEMALSGSEADSEPDSDEESASCAGHPEANVVAVRGNECLEAPTVELDNRGLQPPQPMMRTLAALERCKPGDIVVIHNDRVPVFLIEELNNLGCPYMIEDQADGTAKVRIEKG
- a CDS encoding metal-sulfur cluster assembly factor; protein product: MEQTTHLLECLKEVYDPELGVNIVDLGLVYEVREEPERVYVRMTLTTPGCPLHDTIVGAVKWVLQENTNKTDIEVQVVWEPHWTPQLMSSEAKEMLGYF